Proteins from a single region of Pseudomonas phenolilytica:
- a CDS encoding NAD(P)-dependent oxidoreductase, whose product MLNAETPRLKFALYGAHSSLGSAVLCELLSRQHEAVALLNDCNSITARPGLRTKPGDLFDVASVARSVAGMDGVICLFDSPSVPSAPDAAIVGQPQDLYQAVYTLLNGMTEAGVERLMLVADFAAHAEESELDAALKLIASHPLKWTLVDAGTAGEELSIDDLSDVAGLPRNDPRVQLRRIAAGMLDELERPQHLHQRIQFRL is encoded by the coding sequence ATGCTCAACGCCGAAACGCCACGCCTGAAGTTCGCGCTCTACGGAGCGCATTCCAGCCTGGGCAGTGCCGTGCTCTGCGAACTGCTGAGCCGGCAGCACGAGGCTGTGGCCCTGCTCAACGACTGCAACTCGATCACCGCGCGTCCCGGGCTGCGTACCAAGCCCGGCGACCTGTTCGACGTCGCCAGCGTGGCGCGCAGCGTGGCCGGCATGGATGGCGTGATCTGCCTGTTCGACAGCCCGTCGGTGCCCAGCGCCCCGGACGCCGCCATCGTCGGCCAGCCGCAGGACCTCTACCAGGCGGTGTACACGCTGCTCAACGGCATGACCGAAGCCGGTGTCGAGCGCCTGATGCTGGTGGCCGACTTCGCGGCGCATGCAGAGGAATCGGAACTGGACGCCGCGCTGAAGCTGATCGCCTCGCACCCGCTGAAATGGACGCTGGTGGATGCCGGCACGGCGGGCGAGGAGCTGTCCATCGATGATCTGAGCGACGTCGCCGGGCTGCCGCGCAACGATCCACGCGTGCAGCTGCGCCGCATCGCCGCCGGCATGCTCGACGAGCTGGAGCGCCCGCAACACCTGCACCAGCGTATTCAGTTCCGTCTCTGA